The following are from one region of the Paenibacillus sp. JZ16 genome:
- a CDS encoding ABC transporter ATP-binding protein: protein MSEKKRGGHPRGPGGPFGGPHGPGMAGEKAKDFKGTFRRLTRYLKPHTGKLLIVLIAAILSTIFSIVSPKILGDATTILFKGFMAKMQGVPGAGIDFDAIRTIMLWLAGLYLLSSLFAYIQQYVMAGVAQRTVYDLRKDVYNKLGRLPLKYFDARTHGETLSRVTNDMDNISSTLQQSLTQMITSVVTLVGVIVMMLTISPLLTLVVILTLPLSVVVTIVVAKRSQKHFVAQQKHLGELNGHVEEMYTGHKVVKAFGRERQSMEQFDEVNDKLYDAGWRAQFISGTIMPLMGFVGNIGYVIVSVVGGVLVTRRAIEIGDIQAFIQYSRQFTQPITQLANIANVIQSTVASAERVFEVLDEEEEVSEHTAPAALKKPLGDVSFENVSFGYKADQLLIEDMNVDVKHGQTVAIVGPTGAGKTTLINLLMRFYELNKGKITIDGTDITVLRRGELRSLFGMVLQDTWLFNGTIRDNIGYGREGATEQEIIRAAEAAHADHFIRTLPDGYDTVLNEEASNISQGQKQLLTIARAILANPSILILDEATSSVDTRTELYIQKAMNELMKDRTSFVIAHRLSTIRDADLILVMNKGSIIEQGTHEELLSQGGFYADLYNSQFSDQHEAG from the coding sequence ATGAGTGAGAAGAAACGGGGAGGACATCCCCGGGGACCTGGCGGTCCTTTTGGCGGCCCGCACGGGCCCGGAATGGCGGGGGAGAAAGCCAAGGATTTCAAAGGCACGTTTCGCCGGTTAACGCGATATCTTAAACCGCATACCGGCAAGCTGCTGATCGTTTTGATTGCAGCTATTCTCAGTACGATATTCAGCATCGTGAGCCCGAAAATATTGGGGGATGCGACCACGATCCTGTTCAAGGGCTTCATGGCCAAGATGCAAGGCGTGCCGGGGGCCGGGATCGACTTTGACGCTATTCGGACGATCATGCTCTGGCTTGCAGGCTTATATCTCTTAAGCTCTCTATTTGCATACATCCAGCAATATGTTATGGCTGGTGTGGCCCAGCGGACCGTGTATGATTTGCGTAAGGATGTTTACAACAAACTCGGCCGTTTGCCGCTGAAATATTTTGACGCTCGGACGCATGGGGAAACGCTGAGCCGGGTGACCAACGATATGGACAATATCAGCAGTACGCTGCAGCAGAGCCTGACGCAGATGATTACCTCCGTTGTCACGCTGGTCGGCGTCATCGTCATGATGCTCACGATCAGTCCATTGCTGACGTTGGTGGTTATTCTGACCTTGCCGCTTAGCGTGGTGGTCACCATTGTGGTTGCCAAGCGTTCGCAGAAGCATTTTGTGGCTCAGCAGAAGCATTTGGGTGAGTTGAACGGACATGTGGAAGAAATGTACACGGGTCATAAGGTCGTGAAGGCCTTTGGCCGGGAACGACAATCCATGGAGCAATTTGATGAGGTCAACGACAAGCTCTATGATGCCGGGTGGAGAGCCCAGTTTATATCGGGTACCATTATGCCGCTGATGGGTTTTGTCGGAAATATCGGTTATGTGATCGTCAGTGTCGTCGGCGGCGTGCTCGTTACCCGCAGAGCGATTGAGATCGGGGATATTCAGGCATTCATCCAATATTCACGCCAATTCACGCAGCCGATTACCCAGCTTGCCAATATCGCGAACGTCATTCAATCCACCGTCGCATCGGCAGAGCGCGTATTTGAAGTGCTGGATGAGGAAGAAGAAGTATCAGAGCATACAGCTCCGGCAGCGCTCAAGAAGCCGCTTGGCGATGTGTCTTTCGAGAACGTGAGTTTCGGCTATAAAGCAGACCAGCTTCTGATCGAGGATATGAATGTGGACGTGAAGCACGGGCAGACGGTCGCCATCGTCGGACCGACCGGTGCCGGGAAAACCACGCTCATTAATCTGCTGATGCGGTTCTATGAGCTGAATAAGGGCAAGATTACGATAGACGGCACGGATATTACCGTTCTTCGGCGCGGCGAACTCCGCAGCCTGTTTGGAATGGTGCTGCAGGATACATGGCTCTTTAACGGGACCATCCGGGATAATATCGGATATGGACGCGAAGGCGCCACGGAACAAGAGATCATCCGAGCGGCGGAAGCGGCTCACGCGGATCATTTCATCCGGACGCTGCCGGACGGCTACGATACCGTTCTGAACGAGGAGGCCTCTAACATATCGCAGGGGCAGAAGCAGCTTCTTACGATTGCGCGTGCCATTCTGGCTAATCCATCGATTCTGATCCTCGACGAGGCAACCAGCAGCGTGGATACCCGAACGGAGCTCTATATCCAGAAAGCGATGAATGAGCTGATGAAGGACCGCACCAGCTTTGTCATCGCGCATCGACTGTCCACGATCCGGGATGCGGACCTGATTCTGGTCATGAACAAGGGCAGCATTATCGAGCAGGGAACCCATGAGGAGCTACTGTCTCAAGGCGGCTTCTATGCGGACCTGTATAACAGTCAATTCAGTGACCAGCATGAAGCTGGATAG